The DNA segment TTGGGGACCCGGGGCGTGGCGCCTGCTGCTTGCGCGGCTGCCCCCGCTGCGTTGGCTGCCCTACTACAGATGGCGGGCCTGGCTGCTTGGGGATGCGGTGGCCGGAGTGACCGTGGGCATCGTGCACGTGCCCCAGGGTGAGCGGCTCCAACACCAGCCTATCCAGGGCCCAAGCTCTAGAGGGTTTCCGGGAGGCGCGGAGGCTGGGAAACCAGGGGTGAGCTGAGTTCGCAGACAGGACCCAGAAACCAAGTACCCGGTAAGGACCGTGGGCCCCATCAGatgcccacccccagctcccctcATCTGCGCAATCCTGCGAGAAGTCTAGGACACGTTCCAGCTCGGGGAACTGGAGAGAGGCATGGCGCCTGCCCCCCAGGACTCAGCCCGACATGGAGCTCTGACCTTGTGTGCTCCAGGGCCTCCCACTGAGGCCTGTTAACCCCTCAACTCCCTCTTGTGTCATGATTAGCGTCCCCATGCCAGTCCTAGGAGTACAGGAAGGGGGCAGCTGGACACCCCCCTTCCCTCTCCCATGCCGAACATTTTTCCTTCCACCTCTCCCCCCAGGCATGGCTTTTGCCCTCCTGACCTCCGTGCCACCAGTGTTCGGACTCTACACTTCTTTCTTTCCCGTCCTCATTTACACCTTGTTGGGTACTGGGAGACACCTGTCCACAGGTGAGTGATCCAGTGACTTCTCTCCTCCTCTGTGGGGTGAAAAGGACAGGGGTTTGAGGCTTCTGTTCCAGTAAGCTCCCTGCTCTTCTTCCCCTCTTTCTCTCCCCTAACCGCCGCTGAAGCAGTGAACCTCCAATCCCAGCAATGCTGGCTGGAGTGCTGAGTGGGTGCAAAGAGGCTGGAGTTTCCTCGGACTTTTTCTCCCCATGAAATTTGGCTAAAACGAACATATCCGGGACTTGGAAGAGGGGAGAAGAGTTGCGTGGTCACCCAAAGCAGCACAGTCTGCGGGGCTTCTGCAGAGTGGGCTGCAACGCAGTTCGGGGGCAGTTTTCGCCGGCTGGCGCGCCCACCTCCTTGTTCTCCGCGGGCTCCGGCCTGCTGCGCCAGCTCTTGGCCCCACGTCTCTGCTTGAGCATCAGACTTCTAAGAGAGTAGGGTCCGTCAGCAGCGTCCCGGGCCGCGAGCGAGGAGCAGCGCTGGTGATCTCTGAATTTGTCCCGCAGGAACTTTCGCGGTACTCAGCCTCATGACTGGCTCGGCCGTGGAGCGACTGGTGCCCGAACCCCTCGGGGGGAACCTGAGCGGAATCCAGAGGGAACAGTTGGACGCTCAGCGGGTTGGGGCGGCTTCGGCCTTGGCCTTCGGAAGCGGGGCTCTGATGGTGAGGATGGACCCTGGGGGAGGATTCCGGGGGATGCACGCGGGGAACCAGGGGAGAGGAGTTGGGTCAGGGATAAGTCTCCCGCGCTGGACCAGTTGGGAGACGTGCGCGAAGAAGCTGGCGCCCCGCGCTGGGACTGGGCGGCTCCTGCCCCTGCGCCGATCGGTGATTGCGCATCTCCTCCGCGGCAGCTGGGGATGTTCGTGCTGCAGCTCGGCGTCCTGTCCACCTTCTTGTCGGAGCCTGTGGTCAAAGCTCTGACCAGCGGGGCCGCGCTGCACGTGCTCGTGTCCCAACTGCCAAGCCTTTTGGGGTTGCCCCTCCCGCGCCAGATCGGCTGCTTCGCTCTCTTCAAGGTGGGGTGGGAGAACAGCGAAGAAGCTTCTAGCGGTCCCGGGCAAAGGGAACCCgaaaataaaggaaggaagggtAGAGTGCGCCTGGGGTGGAGGACAAAAGGTTATAACCACGCTGCGGAGGTAGGAGCCCTGATCAGAGCAAGGAGGCCTTGTCGGGGTCAGGTGGGTCCGCGCTGCGGGCAGTAGCCCCGGCGCCGGGCCCTCTGCTCACCGCCCGTGCCCGCAGACGCTGGCTGCTGTGCTGACTGCGCTGCCACGGAGCAGTCCGGCCGAGCTGACCATCTCGGCACTCAGCCTGGCGCTGCTCGTGCCAATCAAGGAATTGAACGTGAGATTCCGGGACAGACTACCCACCCCGATCCCAGGGGAAATCGTCCTGGTGAGACTGGCTCCTGGGTCCCCGCCGCCTGCACAGCTCAGACTTTGCCCCTTGGGTAGGAGCTGGCTGCTGCCGCCCCCTCGTGGAATGCAGAGGGGTCACAGACGAGAGGCCGTGCTTACACGTGTACTTTGCCAGGTCCCTTCCCAGAACACACTGACCCTTCGGAACCCCCACCCACACGTTACACTCCCTCGCAGAGCCCCCTCTAGACCTCTTAGAGTGCCATCTTGCGCACAGCTCTCACTGCACCTTCACTCCCGCCTCTCCTCCCGGGGTCGCCCACTGTAACTTGCCATTTATCTTCCTTCCCACgcccacatttctctctctctccaacgaGAAGAGCTTTCCACGTCTCCACCGATATTCCCTATATCCCTAGATCCAGCCTGGCTTCCCTGCTTAGAATGGCTCAGTTGCACTTCTTGATACCCACCATTGCTCCCTCTTATGTCCTCCCGTCCATCTCTCTCCCCCACCTCAGGTGTACATCCTTCCTCTTTCCCAGCCCCACTCTCCTTCACTCTAAATCAGTTGTCAGGCATCCACCTCAAACACAGCCCATCTTCCCCAGGTGCTGGGCTCCCGCAACCACTTAATCTGCATCATGTTCTTGTCTCATGTTGAGCTCCTTCAGCCCCTGCCAGGCGGCCCATCTCCTCCCATGTCCTAATTTGCTCTTTCCCAGGTGCTTCTGGCCTCTGTGCTCTGCTTCACTTCTTCCTTGGACACAAGATACAATGTCCAGATAGTGGGGCTGCTTCCTGGAGGGTAAGAGAGAATGAAGACACCAACCTGCTCTTTTCACACTTGTCCTACCCAACACCTCCTCTTGTCCTGCCCAGTCCTATTTTCTCTATCTTCCCTATATCCTTGTTATACCCAACTGTCCTCACCATGGACCCTTCTCTCTCCAGATTTCTCCAGCCCCATCTTCCCAACCTGGCTGAGCTGCCCAGGATTCTGGCTGACTCACTGCCCATTGCACTGGTTACTTTTGCTGTGTCTGTCTCCCTGGCCTCCATCTATGCAGACAAGTATAGCTACACAATTGATTCCAACCAGGTGTGACTCCGACTGAGGAACCCAAACCCCTGATCTGAACCCGCAATGCCTTTGTCTCTCTCCTCTTCATCTCACTGCATCCCTCCAGGAGCTCTTGGCGCATGGTATCTCCAACCTCATCTCCTCCCTCTTCTCTTGCTTTCCCAACTCAGCCACATTGGCCACAACCAGCCTACTGGTGGATGCTGGTGGGAACACACAGGTAGGAGCACTTCCCAGgtcggggtggtggtggtggtggagagaCAAGTGGAAGACCCAGGTGGCAGATGGGAAACTGTGAGGGTGGGTGAGAGAGGACATGGATAGGTATCTAGGTAGGAGAGATGGAACATCACAAAGCTCCATTAAGACTTTTGTAGACTCTGAGCACTGAAAAGGTCTATGGTGCTCATAAGTAGTTCAAACTAAGAACAAAACTAAACTATGAAATAACTTTGAAAGacaaagttatttttttccctacaaggacattttcttttaaaaagaagtatCACTTATGAGAGTCTCCCCCTAAAATGTTTAGTTTCCTTTACTTTGCCTGTATCCTAAGCATAGAGTTAGCCTGCTTTAAGGGTAATCCAACAGTGGCTTTTAAGATGGAGCTGGGCTAAAAATAGGGAAGTTGAACTACATGTAGGGAGAGACCTGTGAATGATAGGCATTTATTTGGGGGAAGGGGAAAGGTAGGTATAAGCGACAGAATATCAAGAGGGGAGTTGAAGGGTGAGGAATGTCTGTGTGGGAGAAGATTTCGGAGGAGGGAGACATCCAAGGAAGGTGAGGCAGAGGCAGAATGGGCAGGGAGAGCAACTCTCAcacagggtgggtgaggttctcTCACTTCTTTGCTCCCGTCCATCTTTTCTCTAGCTGGCAGGCCTCTTCTCCTGCATAGTTGTTTTGTCTGTGTTGCTGTGGCTGGGGCCCTTCTTCCACTATCTACCCAAGG comes from the Manis pentadactyla isolate mManPen7 chromosome 10, mManPen7.hap1, whole genome shotgun sequence genome and includes:
- the LOC118917335 gene encoding solute carrier family 26 member 10-like isoform X1, with the translated sequence MSGLLGASTCPGPGEASDPTPPLCAKFREPLTEARFQQLFGDTELEPELFSGPAWRRHCRQWKWRARACWGPGAWRLLLARLPPLRWLPYYRWRAWLLGDAVAGVTVGIVHVPQGMAFALLTSVPPVFGLYTSFFPVLIYTLLGTGRHLSTGTFAVLSLMTGSAVERLVPEPLGGNLSGIQREQLDAQRVGAASALAFGSGALMLGMFVLQLGVLSTFLSEPVVKALTSGAALHVLVSQLPSLLGLPLPRQIGCFALFKTLAAVLTALPRSSPAELTISALSLALLVPIKELNVRFRDRLPTPIPGEIVLVLLASVLCFTSSLDTRYNVQIVGLLPGGFLQPHLPNLAELPRILADSLPIALVTFAVSVSLASIYADKYSYTIDSNQELLAHGISNLISSLFSCFPNSATLATTSLLVDAGGNTQLAGLFSCIVVLSVLLWLGPFFHYLPKVRSRGDEVWGGWQGWLHARTLGWSAHLLSPKAVLACINISSMRQMFFQMQELPQLWRISRVDFAVWMVTWVAVVILSVDLGLAVGVVFSMMTVVCRTQRVQCLALGLAEGTELYRPLRESHKLLQVPGLCILSYPTPLYFGTCGQFRRTLLQHLGLGEGGRETPKTDGPSDAVAEPVRVVVLDCSGVTFADAAGAREAVQLASRCRDAGIHLLLAQCNASVLGTLTQAGLLDGVTPEQLFVSVQDAAVHALERLVRDSSKGSGIQEVLG
- the LOC118917335 gene encoding solute carrier family 26 member 10-like isoform X7, yielding MSGLLGASTCPGPGEASDPTPPLCAKFREPLTEARFQQLFGDTELEPELFSGPAWRRHCRQWKWRARACWGPGAWRLLLARLPPLRWLPYYRWRAWLLGDAVAGVTVGIVHVPQGMAFALLTSVPPVFGLYTSFFPVLIYTLLGTGRHLSTGTFAVLSLMTGSAVERLVPEPLGGNLSGIQREQLDAQRVGAASALAFGSGALMLGMFVLQLGVLSTFLSEPVVKALTSGAALHVLVSQLPSLLGLPLPRQIGCFALFKTLAAVLTALPRSSPAELTISALSLALLVPIKELNVRFRDRLPTPIPGEIVLVLLASVLCFTSSLDTRYNVQIVGLLPGGFLQPHLPNLAELPRILADSLPIALVTFAVSVSLASIYADKYSYTIDSNQELLAHGISNLISSLFSCFPNSATLATTSLLVDAGGNTQLAGLFSCIVVLSVLLWLGPFFHYLPKVRSRGDEVWGGWQGWLHARTLGWSAHLLSPKAVLACINISSMRQMFFQMQELPQLWRISRVDFAVWMVTWVAVVILSVDLGLAVGVVFSMMTVVCRTQRVQCLALGLAEGTELYRPLRESHKLLQVPGLCILSYPTPLYFGTCGQFRRTLLQHLGLGEGGRETPKTDGPSDAVAEPVRVVVLDCSGVTFADAAGAREAVQLASRCRDAGIHLLLAQCNGRS
- the LOC118917335 gene encoding solute carrier family 26 member 10-like isoform X21, yielding MSGLLGASTCPGPGEASDPTPPLCAKFREPLTEARFQQLFGDTELEPELFSGPAWRRHCRQWKWRARACWGPGAWRLLLARLPPLRWLPYYRWRAWLLGDAVAGVTVGIVHVPQGMAFALLTSVPPVFGLYTSFFPVLIYTLLGTGRHLSTGTFAVLSLMTGSAVERLVPEPLGGNLSGIQREQLDAQRVGAASALAFGSGALMLGMFVLQLGVLSTFLSEPVVKALTSGAALHVLVSQLPSLLGLPLPRQIGCFALFKTLAAVLTALPRSSPAELTISALSLALLVPIKELNVRFRDRLPTPIPGEIVLVLLASVLCFTSSLDTRYNVQIVGLLPGGFLQPHLPNLAELPRILADSLPIALVTFAVSVSLASIYADKYSYTIDSNQELLAHGISNLISSLFSCFPNSATLATTSLLVDAGGNTQLAGLFSCIVVLSVLLWLGPFFHYLPKVRSRGDEVWGGWQGWLHARTLGWSAHLLSPKAVLACINISSMRQMFFQMQELPQLWRISRVDFAVWMVTWVAVVILSVDLGLAVGVVFSMMTVVCRTQSSSRSQGSAS
- the LOC118917335 gene encoding solute carrier family 26 member 10-like isoform X3, with the protein product MSGLLGASTCPGPGEASDPTPPLCAKFREPLTEARFQQLFGDTELEPELFSGPAWRRHCRQWKWRARACWGPGAWRLLLARLPPLRWLPYYRWRAWLLGDAVAGVTVGIVHVPQGMAFALLTSVPPVFGLYTSFFPVLIYTLLGTGRHLSTGTFAVLSLMTGSAVERLVPEPLGGNLSGIQREQLDAQRVGAASALAFGSGALMLGMFVLQLGVLSTFLSEPVVKALTSGAALHVLVSQLPSLLGLPLPRQIGCFALFKTLAAVLTALPRSSPAELTISALSLALLVPIKELNVLLASVLCFTSSLDTRYNVQIVGLLPGGFLQPHLPNLAELPRILADSLPIALVTFAVSVSLASIYADKYSYTIDSNQELLAHGISNLISSLFSCFPNSATLATTSLLVDAGGNTQLAGLFSCIVVLSVLLWLGPFFHYLPKVRSRGDEVWGGWQGWLHARTLGWSAHLLSPKAVLACINISSMRQMFFQMQELPQLWRISRVDFAVWMVTWVAVVILSVDLGLAVGVVFSMMTVVCRTQRVQCLALGLAEGTELYRPLRESHKLLQVPGLCILSYPTPLYFGTCGQFRRTLLQHLGLGEGGRETPKTDGPSDAVAEPVRVVVLDCSGVTFADAAGAREAVQLASRCRDAGIHLLLAQCNASVLGTLTQAGLLDGVTPEQLFVSVQDAAVHALERLVRDSSKGSGIQEVLG
- the LOC118917335 gene encoding putative solute carrier family 26 member 10P isoform X19 — protein: MSGLLGASTCPGPGEASDPTPPLCAKFREPLTEARFQQLFGDTELEPELFSGPAWRRHCRQWKWRARACWGPGAWRLLLARLPPLRWLPYYRWRAWLLGDAVAGVTVGIVHVPQGMAFALLTSVPPVFGLYTSFFPVLIYTLLGTGRHLSTGTFAVLSLMTGSAVERLVPEPLGGNLSGIQREQLDAQRVGAASALAFGSGALMLGMFVLQLGVLSTFLSEPVVKALTSGAALHVLVSQLPSLLGLPLPRQIGCFALFKTLAAVLTALPRSSPAELTISALSLALLVPIKELNVRFRDRLPTPIPGEIVLVLLASVLCFTSSLDTRYNVQIVGLLPGGFLQPHLPNLAELPRILADSLPIALVTFAVSVSLASIYADKYSYTIDSNQELLAHGISNLISSLFSCFPNSATLATTSLLVDAGGNTQLAGLFSCIVVLSVLLWLGPFFHYLPKLLQVPGLCILSYPTPLYFGTCGQFRRTLLQHLGLGEGGRETPKTDGPSDAVAEPVRVVVLDCSGVTFADAAGAREAVQLASRCRDAGIHLLLAQCNASVLGTLTQAGLLDGVTPEQLFVSVQDAAVHALERLVRDSSKGSGIQEVLG
- the LOC118917335 gene encoding solute carrier family 26 member 10-like isoform X4, whose translation is MSGLLGASTCPGPGEASDPTPPLCAKFREPLTEARFQQLFGDTELEPELFSGPAWRRHCRQWKWRARACWGPGAWRLLLARLPPLRWLPYYRWRAWLLGDAVAGVTVGIVHVPQGMAFALLTSVPPVFGLYTSFFPVLIYTLLGTGRHLSTGTFAVLSLMTGSAVERLVPEPLGGNLSGIQREQLDAQRVGAASALAFGSGALMLGMFVLQLGVLSTFLSEPVVKALTSGAALHVLVSQLPSLLGLPLPRQIGCFALFKTLAAVLTALPRSSPAELTISALSLALLVPIKELNVRFRDRLPTPIPGEIVLVLLASVLCFTSSLDTRYNVQIVGLLPGGFLQPHLPNLAELPRILADSLPIALVTFAVSVSLASIYADKYSYTIDSNQELLAHGISNLISSLFSCFPNSATLATTSLLVDAGGNTQLAGLFSCIVVLSVLLWLGPFFHYLPKAVLACINISSMRQMFFQMQELPQLWRISRVDFAVWMVTWVAVVILSVDLGLAVGVVFSMMTVVCRTQRVQCLALGLAEGTELYRPLRESHKLLQVPGLCILSYPTPLYFGTCGQFRRTLLQHLGLGEGGRETPKTDGPSDAVAEPVRVVVLDCSGVTFADAAGAREAVQLASRCRDAGIHLLLAQCNASVLGTLTQAGLLDGVTPEQLFVSVQDAAVHALERLVRDSSKGSGIQEVLG
- the LOC118917335 gene encoding solute carrier family 26 member 10-like isoform X2 — translated: MSGLLGASTCPGPGEASDPTPPLCAKFREPLTEARFQQLFGDTELEPELFSGPAWRRHCRQWKWRARACWGPGAWRLLLARLPPLRWLPYYRWRAWLLGDAVAGVTVGIVHVPQGMAFALLTSVPPVFGLYTSFFPVLIYTLLGTGRHLSTGTFAVLSLMTGSAVERLVPEPLGGNLSGIQREQLDAQRVGAASALAFGSGALMLGMFVLQLGVLSTFLSEPVVKALTSGAALHVLVSQLPSLLGLPLPRQIGCFALFKTLAAVLTALPRSSPAELTISALSLALLVPIKELNVRFRDRLPTPIPGEIVLVLLASVLCFTSSLDTRYNVQIVGLLPGGFLQPHLPNLAELPRILADSLPIALVTFAVSVSLASIYADKYSYTIDSNQELLAHGISNLISSLFSCFPNSATLATTSLLVDAGGNTQLAGLFSCIVVLSVLLWLGPFFHYLPKVRSRGDEVWGGWQGWLHARTLGWSAHLLSPKAVLACINISSMRQMFFQMQELPQLWRISRVDFAVWMVTWVAVVILSVDLGLAVGVVFSMMTVVCRTQRVQCLALGLAEGTELYRPLRESHKLLQVPGLCILSYPTPLYFGTCGQFRRTLLQHLGLGEGGRETPKTDGPSDAVAEPVRVVVLDCSGVTFADAAGAREAVQLASRCRDAGIHLLLAQCNASVLGTLTQAGLLDGVTPEQLFVSVQDAAVHALERLEPTGPKPCTVWV
- the LOC118917335 gene encoding solute carrier family 26 member 10-like isoform X18; its protein translation is MAFALLTSVPPVFGLYTSFFPVLIYTLLGTGRHLSTGTFAVLSLMTGSAVERLVPEPLGGNLSGIQREQLDAQRVGAASALAFGSGALMLGMFVLQLGVLSTFLSEPVVKALTSGAALHVLVSQLPSLLGLPLPRQIGCFALFKTLAAVLTALPRSSPAELTISALSLALLVPIKELNVRFRDRLPTPIPGEIVLVLLASVLCFTSSLDTRYNVQIVGLLPGGFLQPHLPNLAELPRILADSLPIALVTFAVSVSLASIYADKYSYTIDSNQELLAHGISNLISSLFSCFPNSATLATTSLLVDAGGNTQLAGLFSCIVVLSVLLWLGPFFHYLPKVRSRGDEVWGGWQGWLHARTLGWSAHLLSPKAVLACINISSMRQMFFQMQELPQLWRISRVDFAVWMVTWVAVVILSVDLGLAVGVVFSMMTVVCRTQRVQCLALGLAEGTELYRPLRESHKLLQVPGLCILSYPTPLYFGTCGQFRRTLLQHLGLGEGGRETPKTDGPSDAVAEPVRVVVLDCSGVTFADAAGAREAVQLASRCRDAGIHLLLAQCNASVLGTLTQAGLLDGVTPEQLFVSVQDAAVHALERLVRDSSKGSGIQEVLG
- the LOC118917335 gene encoding solute carrier family 26 member 10-like isoform X12 gives rise to the protein MSGLLGASTCPGPGEASDPTPPLCAKFREPLTEARFQQLFGDTELEPELFSGPAWRRHCRQWKWRARACWGPGAWRLLLARLPPLRWLPYYRWRAWLLGDAVAGVTVGIVHVPQGMAFALLTSVPPVFGLYTSFFPVLIYTLLGTGRHLSTGTFAVLSLMTGSAVERLVPEPLGGNLSGIQREQLDAQRVGAASALAFGSGALMLGMFVLQLGVLSTFLSEPVVKALTSGAALHVLVSQLPSLLGLPLPRQIGCFALFKTLAAVLTALPRSSPAELTISALSLALLVPIKELNVRFRDRLPTPIPGEIVLVLLASVLCFTSSLDTRYNVQIVGLLPGGFLQPHLPNLAELPRILADSLPIALVTFAVSVSLASIYADKYSYTIDSNQELLAHGISNLISSLFSCFPNSATLATTSLLVDAGGNTQLAGLFSCIVVLSVLLWLGPFFHYLPKVRSRGDEVWGGWQGWLHARTLGWSAHLLSPKAVLACINISSMRQMFFQMQELPQLWRISRVDFAVWMVTWVAVVILSVDLGLAVGVVFSMMTVVCRTQRVQCLALGLAEGTELYRPLRESHKLLQVPGLCILSYPTPLYFGTCGQFRRTLLQHLGLGEGGRETPKTDGPSDAGAHWSKALHSVGLTWSIGGWRIPTMCA
- the LOC118917335 gene encoding solute carrier family 26 member 10-like isoform X16, with translation MSGLLGASTCPGPGEASDPTPPLCAKFREPLTEARFQQLFGDTELEPELFSGPAWRRHCRQWKWRARACWGPGAWRLLLARLPPLRWLPYYRWRAWLLGDAVAGVTVGIVHVPQGMAFALLTSVPPVFGLYTSFFPVLIYTLLGTGRHLSTGTFAVLSLMTGSAVERLVPEPLGGNLSGIQREQLDAQRVGAASALAFGSGALMLGMFVLQLGVLSTFLSEPVVKALTSGAALHVLVSQLPSLLGLPLPRQIGCFALFKTLAAVLTALPRSSPAELTISALSLALLVPIKELNVRFRDRLPTPIPGEIVLVLLASVLCFTSSLDTRYNVQIVGLLPGGFLQPHLPNLAELPRILADSLPIALVTFAVSVSLASIYADKYSYTIDSNQELLAHGISNLISSLFSCFPNSATLATTSLLVDAGGNTQLAGLFSCIVVLSVLLWLGPFFHYLPKVRSRGDEVWGGWQGWLHARTLGWSAHLLSPKAVLACINISSMRQMFFQMQELPQLWRISRVDFAVWMVTWVAVVILSVDLGLAVGVVFSMMTVVCRTQRVQCLALGLAEGTELYRPLRESHKLLQVPGLCILSYPTPLYFGTCGQFRRTLLQHLGLGEGGRETPKTDGPSDAGRS
- the LOC118917335 gene encoding solute carrier family 26 member 10-like isoform X5, which codes for MSGLLGASTCPGPGEASDPTPPLCAKFREPLTEARFQQLFGDTELEPELFSGPAWRRHCRQWKWRARACWGPGAWRLLLARLPPLRWLPYYRWRAWLLGDAVAGVTVGIVHVPQGMAFALLTSVPPVFGLYTSFFPVLIYTLLGTGRHLSTGTFAVLSLMTGSAVERLVPEPLGGNLSGIQREQLDAQRVGAASALAFGSGALMLGMFVLQLGVLSTFLSEPVVKALTSGAALHVLVSQLPSLLGLPLPRQIGCFALFKTLAAVLTALPRSSPAELTISALSLALLVPIKELNVRFRDRLPTPIPGEIVLVLLASVLCFTSSLDTRYNVQIVGLLPGGFLQPHLPNLAELPRILADSLPIALVTFAVSVSLASIYADKYSYTIDSNQELLAHGISNLISSLFSCFPNSATLATTSLLVDAGGNTQLAGLFSCIVVLSVLLWLGPFFHYLPKAVLACINISSMRQMFFQMQELPQLWRISRVDFAVWMVTWVAVVILSVDLGLAVGVVFSMMTVVCRTQRVQCLALGLAEGTELYRPLRESHKLLQVPGLCILSYPTPLYFGTCGQFRRTLLQHLGLGEGGRETPKTDGPSDAVAEPVRVVVLDCSGVTFADAAGAREAVQLASRCRDAGIHLLLAQCNASVLGTLTQAGLLDGVTPEQLFVSVQDAAVHALERLEPTGPKPCTVWV